One region of Bacillus pumilus genomic DNA includes:
- a CDS encoding MurR/RpiR family transcriptional regulator, whose amino-acid sequence MFIIEENIFSHIRTTFHSLSPTQKKIANYILENPQKVVLHSISALAAECNTSETTIFRFLRKIGYESYQVFRVHVAQDIATNTPQSIYGEIEASDSVADIKHKVIELTTNSIQDMKHILEDQAVTQFIEQMKQAHKTVFFGAGASSFIAGDAYHKFLQLGFEVSLCSDPHMMNMIATHATEHDFIVAISHSGESREILDAVQFAKEKGAKVASITSYPKSELAKRSDFHLLSSSRETTYRSDSMISRINQLVIIDVLYVAAVLELGSDAIENVKQSRLAVAKNKT is encoded by the coding sequence GTGTTTATCATAGAAGAGAATATTTTTAGTCACATTCGGACGACGTTTCATAGTTTGTCTCCGACCCAAAAAAAGATTGCCAATTACATTTTAGAAAATCCTCAGAAAGTTGTGCTTCATTCCATTAGTGCACTCGCTGCTGAATGCAATACTAGTGAAACGACGATCTTTCGGTTTCTACGAAAAATTGGCTATGAATCGTACCAAGTGTTTCGTGTCCATGTCGCACAGGATATTGCAACCAATACGCCTCAATCCATATACGGTGAGATCGAGGCATCCGATAGTGTAGCTGACATTAAACATAAGGTCATAGAGTTAACAACAAACTCTATTCAAGATATGAAGCATATATTAGAAGACCAAGCCGTCACACAATTCATTGAACAAATGAAGCAGGCACATAAAACCGTCTTCTTTGGAGCAGGTGCATCCAGCTTTATTGCTGGAGATGCTTATCATAAATTCCTCCAGCTTGGTTTTGAAGTGAGTCTATGCAGTGATCCGCATATGATGAACATGATTGCTACTCACGCCACGGAACACGATTTTATCGTTGCGATCTCCCATTCAGGAGAGAGTAGAGAAATTCTTGATGCCGTGCAATTTGCTAAAGAAAAGGGAGCAAAGGTTGCCTCTATCACCAGCTATCCGAAATCAGAGCTCGCAAAGCGATCTGACTTTCATCTGCTCAGTTCTTCCAGGGAGACAACCTATCGATCTGACTCTATGATCTCCCGTATTAACCAGCTTGTAATCATTGATGTACTATACGTCGCCGCTGTTTTAGAACTAGGATCAGATGCCATTGAAAACGTGAAACAATCTCGATTAGCCGTAGCTAAAAATAAAACATGA
- the garR gene encoding 2-hydroxy-3-oxopropionate reductase codes for MTKKIGFIGLGIMGKPMALNLLKAGHTVTVFDLNEEAIRALQEAGAKGAVSAADAASESDIIITMLPKGEHVEAVVAGDHGILTTAKPGTVVVDMSSISPVTSRALAALTKQHQVEFIDAPVSGGEPKAIDGTLAIMAGGEETIFEQVKDVLLAMGTEVVLVGTNGSGTTAKLANQIIVNLNIAAMSEALVLAAKSGIAIDKMYEAIRGGLAGSAVLDAKVPLILERNFEPGGRIDINLKDLTNVMETAHDIGVPLPLSSQLLEIFHALKADGKSGLDHGGIVQYYEKMAHVEVKKG; via the coding sequence GTGACAAAGAAAATTGGATTCATTGGATTAGGTATTATGGGAAAGCCTATGGCACTCAATCTATTAAAAGCCGGTCATACTGTGACTGTTTTCGATCTAAATGAGGAAGCGATTCGAGCGTTACAAGAAGCCGGAGCAAAAGGTGCTGTTTCAGCAGCTGATGCCGCTTCTGAAAGCGATATCATCATCACAATGCTTCCTAAAGGAGAGCATGTAGAGGCAGTTGTTGCAGGTGATCATGGCATTTTAACTACAGCTAAACCTGGCACTGTTGTCGTAGATATGAGCTCAATTTCCCCTGTTACTTCTAGAGCTTTAGCTGCTCTTACAAAACAGCATCAGGTGGAATTTATCGACGCACCTGTCAGCGGCGGAGAACCGAAGGCAATAGACGGAACACTTGCCATCATGGCTGGCGGCGAAGAAACCATCTTTGAGCAAGTGAAGGATGTCCTGCTTGCGATGGGCACAGAAGTTGTATTAGTTGGCACAAATGGAAGCGGAACAACAGCGAAGCTCGCCAATCAAATCATCGTCAACTTAAATATTGCCGCTATGTCCGAGGCGCTCGTTCTTGCCGCTAAATCGGGCATTGCCATTGACAAAATGTATGAAGCCATTCGCGGCGGGCTGGCAGGAAGTGCCGTTCTCGATGCAAAGGTCCCTCTCATCTTAGAACGAAACTTTGAACCAGGCGGACGTATCGACATCAACTTAAAGGATTTAACCAATGTGATGGAAACTGCTCATGATATCGGCGTTCCTCTCCCGCTTTCTAGCCAGCTGCTTGAAATCTTCCACGCCCTCAAAGCGGACGGAAAATCTGGGCTTGACCATGGCGGCATCGTTCAATATTACGAAAAAATGGCTCATGTCGAAGTGAAGAAAGGATGA
- a CDS encoding four-carbon acid sugar kinase family protein, giving the protein MKKSTDILNAIPKADAKIIQSAHEQALNSFHHKVIVLDDDPTGIQTVHSVSVFTDWSEESIEAGFLEDSRMFFILTNSRSMTEKETTAVHETIASTIVKVAERVDQNFIIVSRGDSTLRGHFPLETEVLRTTIEQQSSRQFDGEILLPFFQEGGRLTINNIHYVQEGHELIPAGETEFARDRTFGFQSSHLGEWIEEKSDGSFTKENTTYISLDDLRALRIDQIKKQLMSVTDFKKVVVNAVDYDDVKVFVTALIKAIQAGKQLMFRSAAALTKVLGGIEDRALLTRHDLIQEQSPHGGLIMIGSHVKKTTDQLKALQQNKEVAFIEFNTHLVLEPELFHQEIDRVIQQTEALLASGQSVAVYTRRERLDLGDDRQEEELKLSVKISDAVTSIVQRLTIRPKYLIAKGGITSSDIGTRGLHVKRATVAGQIRPGIPVWQTGEDSKFPFMSYVIFPGNVGSRDTLKEAVDILEG; this is encoded by the coding sequence ATGAAGAAAAGCACTGACATACTGAATGCCATTCCGAAAGCGGATGCAAAGATCATTCAATCAGCACACGAACAAGCACTGAACAGCTTTCATCATAAAGTCATTGTATTAGATGATGATCCAACAGGGATTCAAACCGTACATAGCGTCTCTGTTTTCACCGATTGGTCAGAAGAAAGCATCGAAGCCGGTTTTCTTGAAGACAGCCGCATGTTCTTTATTTTGACCAATTCTCGCAGCATGACAGAGAAGGAAACGACTGCTGTGCACGAAACAATCGCTTCAACAATTGTGAAGGTAGCGGAACGGGTTGATCAGAATTTCATTATTGTCAGCCGAGGAGATTCCACTCTTCGTGGACACTTTCCTCTGGAAACTGAAGTACTCAGAACCACGATTGAACAACAAAGCTCCCGCCAATTCGATGGAGAAATCCTTCTTCCTTTTTTCCAAGAAGGTGGACGATTGACGATCAACAATATTCATTACGTCCAAGAAGGACACGAATTAATTCCTGCTGGTGAAACAGAATTTGCACGAGATCGCACATTCGGCTTTCAATCATCTCATCTCGGAGAATGGATTGAAGAAAAGTCAGACGGTTCGTTCACGAAAGAGAACACCACCTACATTTCGTTAGATGATCTACGGGCTTTACGAATTGATCAAATAAAAAAACAGCTCATGAGTGTGACCGATTTTAAAAAGGTGGTTGTAAACGCTGTGGACTATGACGATGTCAAAGTCTTTGTCACCGCTCTCATTAAGGCCATTCAAGCAGGAAAGCAACTCATGTTCAGAAGTGCGGCGGCACTTACAAAAGTTCTTGGCGGTATAGAGGATCGTGCCTTATTAACAAGACATGACTTGATACAAGAACAAAGCCCGCACGGTGGTCTCATTATGATTGGTTCTCATGTGAAGAAGACAACAGATCAATTAAAAGCGCTTCAACAAAATAAAGAGGTAGCTTTTATTGAGTTTAATACACATCTCGTGCTGGAGCCTGAACTATTTCATCAAGAAATTGACCGCGTGATTCAGCAAACTGAGGCATTATTAGCATCTGGTCAATCTGTGGCGGTTTATACAAGAAGAGAACGGCTTGATCTTGGGGATGATCGTCAGGAGGAAGAATTAAAGCTCTCTGTAAAGATTAGTGATGCTGTGACAAGCATTGTCCAGCGTCTCACAATTCGCCCTAAGTATCTCATTGCCAAAGGTGGCATTACCTCCAGTGATATTGGAACTAGAGGACTTCACGTGAAACGCGCAACTGTGGCAGGGCAGATCAGACCAGGCATTCCCGTTTGGCAAACAGGCGAAGATAGTAAATTCCCTTTCATGTCTTATGTGATTTTCCCGGGAAATGTTGGTTCAAGGGATACGTTAAAAGAAGCTGTAGACATACTTGAAGGATAA
- a CDS encoding gluconate:H+ symporter — MSLVFIGLGVLLLLLLMVVFKLNAFISLIIVSLIVAVLEGMSPLEAIASVEKGLGSTLGHLALVLGFGAMLGKLMADSGGAQRIAMTLIDRFGIGKIQWATMLTGFVIGIALFYETGFIILIPLVFTIAQAARLPVLYVGMPLVAALITTHGFLPPHPGPTAIANVFQANMGQTLLVGIILAIPAVLIGGLLFTKLFKKDQLHAHIPKNLFNPKEFTEEEMPSFGISIFTAVLPVLLMTFRAVLEIFFPSSPLLPTAEFLGEPAIALLISVLLAIYTFGLGRGKSMQDVMKSITDSIGSIAMILLIIAGGGAFKQVLIDSGVDQYIAGIMQGSTLSPLLLTWLIAAVLRVSLGSATVAGLTAAGISAPLIGLTGVSPELMVIATGAGSITFSHVNDAGFWIYKEYFNLSMAQTFKTWTLMVTVLSLVGLAGVLVADLFM; from the coding sequence ATGTCGTTAGTGTTTATCGGACTTGGCGTTTTATTATTGCTTTTACTCATGGTTGTCTTTAAGTTAAACGCTTTCATATCTTTGATTATTGTTTCTTTAATTGTTGCTGTTTTAGAAGGAATGTCTCCGCTTGAAGCGATTGCTTCCGTCGAAAAAGGACTCGGCAGTACGCTCGGGCACCTCGCACTTGTTCTCGGTTTTGGGGCGATGCTTGGTAAATTGATGGCTGATTCTGGCGGAGCTCAGCGTATTGCGATGACACTCATTGACCGATTCGGTATTGGAAAAATTCAATGGGCAACGATGCTGACGGGATTTGTGATCGGAATTGCTCTATTTTATGAAACCGGATTCATTATCTTAATTCCACTAGTCTTTACGATCGCACAAGCTGCAAGACTACCTGTGCTTTATGTGGGTATGCCGCTCGTCGCTGCACTCATCACCACACATGGCTTCCTCCCTCCTCACCCAGGGCCGACTGCCATTGCAAATGTATTTCAAGCAAACATGGGACAAACCTTATTAGTTGGGATTATTTTAGCGATTCCTGCTGTTTTAATAGGCGGACTTCTCTTTACGAAACTATTTAAAAAAGATCAGTTGCACGCACATATTCCAAAGAACTTATTTAATCCAAAGGAATTTACAGAAGAAGAAATGCCAAGCTTCGGCATTAGCATTTTCACCGCTGTTTTGCCTGTATTGCTCATGACATTCAGAGCAGTTTTAGAAATTTTCTTCCCGTCCTCCCCATTACTGCCAACCGCTGAGTTTTTAGGTGAACCGGCGATTGCACTGTTAATCTCCGTGCTCCTTGCTATCTACACGTTTGGACTTGGCAGAGGCAAGAGCATGCAGGATGTGATGAAATCGATCACAGATTCTATCGGTTCTATTGCCATGATTTTATTAATTATTGCAGGTGGCGGCGCCTTTAAACAGGTGCTCATTGATAGCGGGGTTGATCAATACATTGCAGGAATCATGCAAGGAAGCACGCTTTCTCCACTGCTTCTCACATGGCTGATTGCTGCGGTCCTTCGTGTATCTTTAGGATCAGCCACCGTCGCCGGTCTCACAGCGGCTGGCATTTCTGCTCCTTTGATTGGATTGACAGGTGTGAGCCCAGAATTAATGGTGATCGCAACAGGTGCCGGCAGTATTACGTTCTCTCACGTGAATGATGCGGGTTTCTGGATTTACAAAGAATACTTTAACCTGTCCATGGCCCAAACCTTTAAAACGTGGACATTGATGGTGACCGTTCTTTCACTTGTCGGACTAGCGGGTGTTCTCGTCGCTGATTTGTTCATGTAG
- a CDS encoding 5-methyltetrahydropteroyltriglutamate--homocysteine S-methyltransferase, translating into MTQVQTIGKKTTKPPFRADQVGSLLRSERIKEARKQKADGTLTAEQLRQIENEEITRIVEKQKEIGLEVVTDGEFRRAWWHFDFLEGLDGVEGFEADQGIQFHNTTTKARGIKVTGKIDFTDHPMLEDYRFLHSIAGDHTAKMTIPSPNMLFFRGKLEEGVYDSLEAFHHDVAQAYKKAIRAFYDAGCRYLQLDDTAWAVFFSEKGHEQIKAFGREEDELRESFAKTINEAVADRPEDLVITMHICRGNFKSTWAAEGGYEAAAETIFDGLDLDGLFLEFDDDRSGGFEPLRYVKNPNLQIVLGLVTSKYGELEPAEQIKKRIKEAAQYVDINQICLSPQCGFASTEEGNLLTEEQQWEKLRHVIEIADQVWTS; encoded by the coding sequence ATGACACAAGTACAAACCATTGGAAAGAAAACAACGAAACCGCCATTTCGCGCAGATCAAGTAGGCAGTTTACTTCGTTCAGAACGTATCAAGGAAGCACGCAAGCAAAAAGCAGACGGCACACTGACAGCAGAGCAGCTCCGACAAATTGAAAATGAAGAAATCACTCGTATTGTTGAGAAGCAAAAGGAAATTGGATTAGAGGTTGTCACAGATGGCGAATTCAGACGTGCTTGGTGGCATTTTGACTTTCTTGAGGGGCTCGATGGGGTCGAAGGATTTGAAGCGGATCAAGGTATTCAATTCCACAATACGACGACAAAAGCACGGGGCATCAAAGTAACGGGCAAAATTGATTTTACAGATCATCCAATGCTGGAGGATTATCGATTCCTTCACAGCATCGCTGGGGATCATACGGCTAAAATGACGATTCCAAGTCCGAATATGCTCTTTTTCCGTGGAAAGCTTGAAGAAGGAGTATACGACAGCCTAGAGGCATTCCACCATGATGTGGCACAGGCGTATAAGAAGGCCATCCGTGCTTTTTATGATGCAGGCTGCCGCTACTTGCAGCTGGATGATACAGCATGGGCCGTGTTCTTTTCTGAAAAAGGGCATGAACAAATCAAAGCCTTTGGCCGAGAAGAAGATGAACTGCGTGAGTCATTTGCGAAAACAATCAATGAAGCAGTTGCCGATCGTCCAGAGGATTTGGTGATCACTATGCACATTTGCCGTGGTAACTTTAAATCGACGTGGGCAGCTGAAGGCGGTTATGAAGCAGCGGCAGAAACGATTTTTGACGGCTTAGATCTGGATGGTCTCTTTTTAGAATTCGACGACGATCGTTCTGGCGGTTTTGAACCCCTTCGCTATGTGAAGAACCCAAACCTCCAAATCGTACTAGGGCTTGTCACTTCAAAATATGGTGAGCTTGAGCCTGCTGAACAGATTAAAAAACGAATCAAGGAAGCAGCTCAATACGTTGACATTAACCAGATTTGCTTGAGTCCGCAATGCGGGTTCGCCTCAACGGAGGAAGGCAATTTGTTAACAGAAGAGCAGCAATGGGAAAAGCTTCGTCATGTGATTGAGATTGCAGATCAAGTGTGGACTTCATAG
- a CDS encoding glycoside hydrolase family 1 protein, which translates to MNKLEKTFPKGFLWGGAVAGNQIEGAYNKDGKGLSTADVSPHGIMHPFDESMKDLNLYHDAIDFYHRYKEDIALFAEMGFKCFRLSISWPRIFPNGDDAEPNEAGLAFYDRVFDELHKYGIEPVVTISHYEMPLALVKNYGGWRNRKLVDLYETYAKTLFTRYKDKVKYWMTFNEINVVLHAPFTGGGLVFEEGEDEKSIQYQAAHHQFVASALAVKAGHEIIPDAKIGCMIAAMTTYPYSSRPEDMFAAIDQDRKTLFFSDVQARGYYPGYMKRYFRENGIHIEIQDGDEDILRNHTVDYIGFSYYMSFVTSTDPEILGQVTGGNLFEGVKNPYLEASDWGWQIDPKGLRTTLNQLYDRYQKPLFIVENGLGAVDQVEEDGSIQDDYRIDYLRSHLLEAREAIADGVDLMGYTSWGPIDLVSASTAEMKKRYGFIYVDRDNEGKGTLDRKKKKSFDWYKQVIATNGNHLDA; encoded by the coding sequence ATGAACAAGTTAGAAAAAACATTTCCTAAAGGTTTCTTATGGGGCGGCGCTGTTGCAGGCAACCAAATTGAAGGTGCTTATAATAAAGATGGAAAAGGCTTATCGACAGCTGATGTATCACCGCACGGTATTATGCATCCATTCGATGAATCAATGAAAGACTTGAACTTATATCATGATGCGATTGACTTCTACCATCGTTATAAAGAAGATATTGCACTCTTTGCAGAAATGGGATTCAAATGCTTCAGACTATCCATTTCTTGGCCACGTATTTTCCCAAATGGCGACGATGCTGAACCAAATGAAGCAGGTCTTGCTTTTTATGACAGAGTATTTGATGAACTGCATAAGTATGGAATTGAACCAGTTGTCACGATTTCTCATTATGAAATGCCGCTTGCACTTGTGAAAAACTACGGTGGTTGGAGAAACCGTAAGCTTGTCGATCTTTATGAAACATACGCGAAAACGTTGTTTACTCGCTATAAAGACAAAGTGAAATATTGGATGACCTTTAATGAAATCAACGTCGTGTTACATGCGCCTTTCACTGGTGGCGGACTTGTATTTGAAGAGGGCGAAGACGAGAAAAGCATTCAATATCAAGCAGCGCATCACCAATTTGTTGCAAGTGCTTTAGCTGTCAAAGCAGGACACGAAATCATTCCTGATGCGAAAATCGGCTGTATGATCGCAGCGATGACAACTTATCCGTACAGCTCAAGACCAGAAGATATGTTTGCAGCGATTGATCAAGATCGTAAAACATTGTTCTTCTCAGATGTACAGGCAAGAGGCTACTACCCAGGTTACATGAAACGATACTTCCGCGAAAATGGAATTCATATTGAGATCCAAGATGGTGATGAAGACATCCTAAGAAACCATACAGTGGACTATATTGGCTTCAGCTATTACATGAGCTTTGTGACAAGTACAGATCCAGAGATTCTTGGACAAGTGACTGGTGGTAACCTATTTGAAGGCGTGAAAAACCCTTATCTAGAAGCAAGTGATTGGGGCTGGCAAATTGATCCAAAAGGACTTCGTACAACACTAAACCAACTATATGACCGCTACCAAAAACCATTGTTTATCGTAGAAAATGGATTGGGAGCTGTCGATCAAGTAGAAGAAGACGGTTCCATTCAAGACGATTACCGAATTGATTACCTCAGAAGCCATTTGCTAGAGGCGAGAGAAGCCATTGCAGACGGAGTAGACTTGATGGGTTATACAAGCTGGGGCCCAATTGACCTTGTCAGCGCATCAACAGCTGAAATGAAAAAACGCTACGGCTTCATTTATGTCGACCGTGATAACGAAGGAAAAGGTACATTAGATAGAAAGAAAAAGAAAAGCTTCGATTGGTATAAACAAGTGATTGCGACAAATGGTAATCATTTAGATGCATAA
- a CDS encoding beta-glucoside-specific PTS transporter subunit IIABC, which yields MNHKQTAKEVLELVGGEKNVKQVTHCMTRLRFNLYDEGKADKEKLQSTDGVMGVNQSGGQYHVIIGNDVSNVYQAMIADSGLSTDVKSGGTEEASKQNVISKLFDFISGVFTPILPAIAGAGMIKGILALMLTFQWISDKSSTYAILTAIGDGAFYFLPILLAVSVAKKIGTNQYIAAAIAAAALHPQLTALLGAGNTEFLGLPVVAVVYSSSVIPILLTIWLGSYVERFAEKYSPKSLKIILVPTVTLLVVVPIMLIAVGPLGGIIGNGLSGGIDLLFKHAGILAGFLIGGFMSPLIITGMHYALLPIMINNITLNGFDFILPMMFVANMAQAGAAFGVFLRSKNKTFKSLAMSTSITALMGITEPAMYGVNMRLKKPFLAALIGAAAGGVFMSIFKVKSYVISGSAGLPGLPTFIGPTFVYSIIGLVIGFVVATIMTLVLGFKDVPVKDDTKADKPEEKKDTAALQNEVVQSPLEGQLKPLNQVNDATFSNEIMGKGTAIVPTVGRVVAPFNGKVETIFQTKHAIGLKSDQGTELLIHVGIDTVKLGGKHFTSHVESGDLVQAGDVLVEFDIEGIQQEGYDVTTPIIVTNTNDFAQVDAKTEGTISVQETLLTVSVEENEEGIQHEQVRKNIS from the coding sequence ATGAACCACAAACAAACAGCAAAAGAAGTTCTAGAGCTTGTCGGCGGTGAAAAGAATGTTAAGCAAGTCACGCATTGTATGACAAGACTTCGCTTCAACTTATACGATGAAGGCAAAGCGGATAAGGAGAAGCTGCAATCAACAGACGGCGTCATGGGTGTGAATCAAAGCGGAGGTCAATATCATGTCATTATTGGCAATGATGTTTCAAATGTCTATCAAGCGATGATTGCTGACTCAGGACTGTCAACAGATGTAAAGTCAGGCGGTACAGAAGAAGCGTCAAAACAAAATGTGATATCTAAGCTTTTCGATTTTATCTCTGGTGTCTTCACACCGATTCTTCCAGCCATTGCTGGTGCCGGTATGATCAAAGGGATCTTGGCACTCATGCTTACGTTCCAGTGGATATCGGATAAAAGCAGCACATATGCAATTTTAACAGCTATCGGCGACGGAGCCTTTTACTTCTTACCGATTCTGCTTGCTGTAAGCGTAGCCAAAAAAATTGGCACAAATCAGTATATCGCCGCTGCCATTGCAGCCGCCGCACTGCACCCGCAGTTAACGGCTTTACTAGGCGCAGGAAATACAGAATTTCTAGGGCTACCAGTGGTTGCCGTTGTGTACTCTTCATCGGTCATTCCGATTCTACTCACCATCTGGCTCGGCTCATATGTTGAAAGATTCGCGGAAAAATATAGCCCAAAATCATTGAAGATCATCCTTGTTCCAACGGTCACACTTCTTGTCGTAGTACCAATTATGCTTATCGCAGTAGGACCGCTTGGTGGGATTATCGGAAATGGCCTTTCAGGTGGAATTGATTTATTGTTCAAACATGCAGGTATTTTGGCTGGATTCTTGATCGGCGGCTTCATGTCACCATTGATCATTACGGGTATGCACTATGCACTACTTCCAATCATGATCAACAATATTACGTTAAACGGTTTTGACTTCATTCTTCCAATGATGTTTGTAGCAAATATGGCACAAGCAGGCGCAGCATTCGGTGTCTTCTTAAGATCAAAAAACAAAACATTCAAATCATTGGCGATGTCTACAAGTATCACTGCATTAATGGGTATTACTGAACCTGCTATGTATGGTGTGAACATGCGATTGAAAAAACCGTTCCTTGCAGCCCTTATTGGTGCAGCAGCAGGCGGCGTGTTCATGTCGATCTTTAAAGTAAAATCATATGTGATATCTGGATCAGCAGGTCTCCCGGGTCTCCCAACATTCATTGGCCCAACATTTGTCTACTCCATCATTGGATTAGTCATCGGTTTTGTTGTAGCAACCATCATGACACTTGTTCTAGGATTCAAAGATGTACCAGTGAAAGATGATACAAAAGCAGACAAACCAGAAGAAAAGAAAGACACAGCAGCACTTCAAAATGAAGTGGTACAAAGCCCGCTTGAAGGTCAACTAAAGCCGCTAAATCAAGTAAATGATGCAACATTCTCAAATGAAATCATGGGTAAAGGTACAGCCATTGTCCCAACAGTTGGACGTGTAGTAGCACCATTCAATGGCAAGGTTGAAACCATTTTCCAAACGAAGCATGCCATTGGCTTAAAGAGTGACCAAGGCACAGAGCTTCTCATACATGTTGGAATTGATACGGTGAAGCTTGGCGGAAAGCATTTCACAAGTCATGTAGAGTCAGGTGATCTTGTTCAAGCAGGAGATGTGCTCGTTGAATTTGATATCGAGGGCATTCAGCAAGAAGGCTATGATGTCACCACACCAATTATTGTGACCAACACAAACGATTTTGCACAAGTTGATGCGAAAACAGAAGGCACGATTTCAGTACAAGAGACACTGCTCACAGTCAGTGTAGAAGAAAACGAGGAGGGCATTCAACATGAACAAGTTAGAAAAAACATTTCCTAA
- the licT gene encoding BglG family transcription antiterminator LicT, with translation MIISKVINNNVVSAYDDEQHELVIMGRGIAFQKKSGDPIDEERIEKVFSIQNKDISEKFKTLLYDIPIEYMQVCEAIIDHARTTLNKNLNDSIYVTLTDHITFAIERHQKGMDIKNALLWEIKRLYKDEFMCGLEAIRIIQDKLNIHLPEDEAGFIAMHIVNAELNEEMPNVIQITKLIQDILNIVKYHFQIDLDEESLNYFRFVTHLKFFGQRLFNETQMENQNEFLYEVVKEKNTAAFQCAEKINDYVQKEHNRSLIEDEMLYLTLHIDRVIKRK, from the coding sequence TTGATCATTTCGAAAGTAATCAATAATAATGTGGTCAGTGCGTATGATGACGAGCAGCATGAGCTGGTCATTATGGGCAGAGGGATCGCTTTTCAAAAGAAAAGTGGAGACCCGATTGACGAAGAACGTATTGAGAAAGTATTTTCCATTCAAAATAAAGATATATCAGAAAAATTCAAAACCCTGCTTTATGATATTCCAATCGAGTATATGCAAGTGTGTGAGGCGATTATTGATCATGCGAGAACAACCCTTAATAAAAATTTGAATGACAGCATCTATGTGACACTGACAGATCATATCACCTTTGCTATTGAACGTCATCAAAAAGGAATGGACATCAAAAATGCCTTGCTCTGGGAAATTAAGCGGTTGTATAAAGATGAGTTTATGTGTGGTTTAGAAGCGATTCGGATTATTCAGGACAAGCTCAACATTCATCTTCCTGAGGATGAAGCCGGTTTTATTGCGATGCACATTGTCAATGCAGAGCTCAATGAAGAAATGCCGAACGTGATTCAAATTACCAAACTCATTCAAGATATTTTAAATATCGTCAAGTATCACTTTCAAATTGATTTAGACGAGGAATCATTAAACTATTTCCGTTTTGTCACGCATTTGAAGTTTTTTGGACAGCGTCTGTTTAACGAAACACAAATGGAAAATCAAAATGAATTCCTGTATGAGGTCGTAAAAGAGAAAAACACTGCAGCTTTCCAATGTGCTGAGAAAATTAACGATTATGTTCAAAAAGAACACAACCGAAGTCTCATAGAAGATGAGATGCTATATTTAACTTTGCATATCGACAGAGTGATAAAAAGAAAATAA
- a CDS encoding YwqG family protein, translated as MTQSAKLQEIIAPYRKMLDQTEQPTIQLKMKQGKTGPYDSKIAGDPYFPKNDEYPVDGEGHPMKLLAQINFGQLPKLKDYPETGLLQIFISVHDDLYGMNIDQKTEQKDFRIKFIEEPFLAEEELLTDFSFVKIPDDFYFPVTKEGAITGERSSETISVEDFRFEKITGKRSWDLFEDIEGIDGDEADALLDEFYETESGFGHKLGGYPGFTQEDPRTYEDQEHTVLLLQIDSDDEVDMLWGDCGIANFFIKPEDLKRKNFENVVYNWDCS; from the coding sequence GTGACACAATCAGCGAAGCTGCAAGAAATCATAGCACCTTACCGTAAAATGTTAGATCAAACGGAACAGCCAACGATTCAACTAAAGATGAAACAAGGAAAAACAGGACCATACGACAGCAAAATTGCAGGTGATCCTTACTTCCCTAAAAACGATGAATATCCAGTTGATGGTGAAGGACACCCTATGAAGCTTTTGGCACAAATTAATTTTGGCCAGCTGCCGAAGCTGAAGGATTATCCAGAAACAGGACTTCTGCAAATTTTTATTTCTGTGCATGATGATCTTTATGGGATGAATATTGACCAAAAAACAGAGCAAAAAGATTTTCGGATCAAATTTATTGAGGAACCTTTCTTGGCAGAAGAAGAGTTGTTGACTGATTTTTCTTTTGTGAAAATTCCTGATGATTTTTATTTTCCTGTAACGAAGGAAGGCGCCATTACAGGTGAACGATCAAGTGAAACGATTAGTGTAGAAGATTTCCGCTTTGAGAAAATCACAGGTAAGCGAAGCTGGGACCTATTCGAAGATATAGAAGGTATTGATGGAGATGAAGCAGATGCCTTGTTAGATGAATTTTATGAGACAGAGAGTGGCTTTGGTCACAAATTGGGTGGATATCCAGGCTTTACACAAGAGGACCCGCGTACCTACGAAGACCAGGAACATACCGTTCTGTTATTACAAATCGACTCAGATGATGAAGTGGACATGTTGTGGGGAGATTGCGGAATCGCCAACTTTTTTATCAAACCAGAAGACCTCAAACGAAAAAATTTCGAGAATGTCGTCTATAATTGGGATTGCTCCTAA